The following nucleotide sequence is from Candidatus Rokuibacteriota bacterium.
GTCCGCACGCTTGACGAGATCGTGACGATGAGAACGTGGCCGGGTAACCCCTACCCCCTCGGCGCCACGTGGGATGGGTCCGGGGTGAACTTCGGGCTCTTCTCAGAGCACGCCACGGGGGTGGAGCTGTGCCTGTTCGACGGCCCTGGCGGAAACGAAGAGGTGGCCCGGATCACGATGACGCAACGCACGAACCAGGTCTGGCACGTCTACCTGCCGGAGATCCGCCCCGGCCGGCGCTACGGCTACCGGGTCCACGGGCCCTACGATCCTGCCACCGGCTATCGCTTCAACCCGGCGAAACTCCTGCTCGATCCGTACGCGAAAGCCATCGACCGGACGGTCCGGTGGAGCGATGCGCTCTATGGCTACGAAGTCGGGCACCCCGATGGCGACCTGAGCCGCGATGACCGGGACAGCGCCGCCAGCATCCCCAAGTCCGTGGTCATCGACCCCGCGTTCACCTGGGGAGACGACCGGCCCCCGCGGACCCACTGGAACGAGACGATCATCTACGAGGTCCATGTCAAGGGGCTCACCGCGCGCCATCCGGACGTCCCGAAGCATCTCCGGGGGACCTACGCCGGCCTCGCCTCGCCGGCCGTCATCGACTATCTCCTCTCGCTCGGGATTACGGCCGTGGAGCTGCTGCCGATCCACCAGTTCGTGGCCGACAAGCACCTGGGCGAGCGGGGCCTGACCAACTACTGGGGGTACAATTCGATCGGCTTCTTCGCGCCGGACGTGCGCTATGCCGCCGGCAACGGGCTGGGAGAGCAGGTGAACGAGTTCAAGACGATGGTCCGGGCGCTTCACGAAGCGCGAATCGAGGTGATCCTGGACGTCGTCTACAACCATACCGGCGAAGGCAACCACCTGGGACCCACTCTGTGCTTCCGCGGCCTCGACAACGCCAGCTACTACCGCCTTGCGCCGGAGGACCGGCGCTACTACGTGGACTACACGGGCTGCGGGAACACGCTCAACATGACGCATCCCCGCACGCTCCAGCTCATCATGGACAGCCTGCGCTACTGGGTGCTCGAGATGCACGTGGACGGCTTCCGCTTCGACCTGGCGGCCGCCCTGGCGCGGGAGCTGCACGACGTGGATCGGCTGGGGGCCTTCTTCGACATCATCCATCAGGACCCGGTCATCTCTCAGGTGAAGCTGATCGCCGAGCCCTGGGACCTAGGGGAGGGCGGCTATCAGGTCGGCAACTTCCCCGTCCTCTGGGCTGAATGGAACGACCAGTACCGCGACACGGTCCGCCGATTTTGGCGCGGCGACGATGGACAGGCCGCCGCGCTCGGCTACCGGTTGACGGGATCGAGCGACCTCTACGGCCGGGGCGGGCGGCGGCCGTTTGCCAGCATCAACTTCGTCACGGCCCACGACGGGTTCACGCTCCACGACCTGGCAAGCTACAACCAGAAGCACAACGAGGTCAACGGCGAGGAGAACCAGGACGGCAGCGACAGCAACCTGAGCTGGAACTGCGGCGTGGAGGGGCCCACCGACGACCCGGCGATCCGCGCGCTCCGGGAGCGGCAGAAGCGGAACTTCCTGGCGACCCTGCTCCTCTCCCAGGGGGTGCCGATGCTCTGCGGCGGGGACGAGATCGGGCGGACGCAGCAGGGAAACAACAACGCCTACTGCCAGGACAACGAGATCAGCTGGTTCGACTGGAAGCTCGACCGACCCCGCCGGGAACTCCTGGAGTTCGTCCGCTCGCTGATCGCGCTGCGGCGGCGGCACCCGGTCCTGCAGCGCCGCCAGTTCTTCTACGGGCGGCGGATCCGGGGCTCCGAGGTGAAGGATCTCTCCTGGTTCCGGCCGGACGGCAAGGAGATGACCGAGGAGGACTGGAACAACCCGCACACGCGCTGTCTCGGGCTGCGACTGTCCGGAGACGGCATCGAAGAAGTGGATGCGCGGGGGAACCCGATCGTGGACGACACGCTGCTGATTCTCCTGAACGCGCACCACGAGCCCCTCCCCTTCGTCCTTCCCGCCCACCGGCGGGGCGTGCGGTGGGAGCCCGCGCTGGACACCGGCACGGTTCGCGGCCGGCGGCGCCAGCGCTCGCTCCGGGGCGGCGAGTCCTGCAAACTGGAGGGACGCTCCGTGGCGGTGCTCAGACTGGGACGGTCGACGATCCCGGTTGCGGGGCGCGCGGCCCCGGAGCGTTGAGCCGGGAGCGGGGAACGGCGCGGGACGGCCATGCGCGGCTTTGAAAGCACGCCCCCGGACGTCCGGGCTCTGCTGCCCCAGCGGATCAGCCAGCTTGGGCTCAAGCTCGAGGGCTCGCCCGTCGAGCGCTACGTGAAGGTGCTCTACCGGGAGCTGGAGCGGAAGGGGCTCCGGCACTTCCGGCCGCCCTGCTACCTGACCGACGAGTGGGGATGCCCTTCGGGGGAGCCGATCGTCGGCATTCCGTTCTACCTCGCCGACCCCAAGCTGGCCCGACTCGAAAAGGAGATCGACGACCTGGAGGGCGAGCGCGAGATCCGCATGTACCTCCGCCATGAGGCCGGTCACGCCTTCAACTACGCGTACAAGCTCTACGAGACCGCCGAGTGGCGGGAGCTCTTCGGCCCGTTCAATCGGCCCTACCGCGAGGGGTACCGGCCCGTCCCTTTCGACCGCAGCTTCGTGCGCCACATCGAGGGGTGGTACGCGCAGAAGCACCCTGACGAAGACTTCGCCGAAACCTTCGCCGTCTGGCTGACTCCCCGCTCCCGGTGGCGGGTGCGATACCGTGGCTGGCCGGCCATGCGGAAGCTGCGCTACGTGGACCGGATGGCGCGCGCCGTGGGAGACACCGAGCCGCCGGTGCGCCTGGCCTCCGCCGACATCACGGTGGAGGAGATGGACATGACCGTGGAAGAGTTCTTCCGGACCAACCAG
It contains:
- the glgX gene encoding glycogen debranching protein GlgX yields the protein MRTWPGNPYPLGATWDGSGVNFGLFSEHATGVELCLFDGPGGNEEVARITMTQRTNQVWHVYLPEIRPGRRYGYRVHGPYDPATGYRFNPAKLLLDPYAKAIDRTVRWSDALYGYEVGHPDGDLSRDDRDSAASIPKSVVIDPAFTWGDDRPPRTHWNETIIYEVHVKGLTARHPDVPKHLRGTYAGLASPAVIDYLLSLGITAVELLPIHQFVADKHLGERGLTNYWGYNSIGFFAPDVRYAAGNGLGEQVNEFKTMVRALHEARIEVILDVVYNHTGEGNHLGPTLCFRGLDNASYYRLAPEDRRYYVDYTGCGNTLNMTHPRTLQLIMDSLRYWVLEMHVDGFRFDLAAALARELHDVDRLGAFFDIIHQDPVISQVKLIAEPWDLGEGGYQVGNFPVLWAEWNDQYRDTVRRFWRGDDGQAAALGYRLTGSSDLYGRGGRRPFASINFVTAHDGFTLHDLASYNQKHNEVNGEENQDGSDSNLSWNCGVEGPTDDPAIRALRERQKRNFLATLLLSQGVPMLCGGDEIGRTQQGNNNAYCQDNEISWFDWKLDRPRRELLEFVRSLIALRRRHPVLQRRQFFYGRRIRGSEVKDLSWFRPDGKEMTEEDWNNPHTRCLGLRLSGDGIEEVDARGNPIVDDTLLILLNAHHEPLPFVLPAHRRGVRWEPALDTGTVRGRRRQRSLRGGESCKLEGRSVAVLRLGRSTIPVAGRAAPER
- a CDS encoding putative zinc-binding metallopeptidase; the encoded protein is MRGFESTPPDVRALLPQRISQLGLKLEGSPVERYVKVLYRELERKGLRHFRPPCYLTDEWGCPSGEPIVGIPFYLADPKLARLEKEIDDLEGEREIRMYLRHEAGHAFNYAYKLYETAEWRELFGPFNRPYREGYRPVPFDRSFVRHIEGWYAQKHPDEDFAETFAVWLTPRSRWRVRYRGWPAMRKLRYVDRMARAVGDTEPPVRLASADITVEEMDMTVEEFFRTNQPERAPVEVALENDLPDLFFRRGRRAKGIQPAWEMIREYRGALINKIEYWTGVRRSVVRALVDSIEEAAERIGLYVETKAERTALVELTTYATTLSMNYLTRGSFVPRVRQPIGGAPKPSPARRTDDDQAADRHRPRA